Below is a genomic region from Methanobacterium sp..
ATACAGTCAATTTCAATATCTGTAAGGTCGTTAAGGCTGTATAATGCCCCCCAAAGCACAGAAACCAGTAAAAGACCTTCCAGTATTTCCAGAGGATTGTTGATACTCATACTGGAAAAATAAGCGTACGTAAGGGCAAGCAAATATGCATTGACGTTTTTAGATGCCCATGAGATCCTTGTGGATTTAATAAGAGTTTTTATCATTAACTGTCCTCATAAGGATTTTAAAAATACATCCTGCTTATCTTCGGGTTTAGTGTAATTTATCCAATTAGATTAGTTTATTTTTCAAGTGCATGGCATATAAATCTTGGTTTAGATCCGTATTTTTCTATGTATTCTTTGATATTTTGGGGATGGGCATCTTCAATGTGCATCTTAACAATTTCAACTGTTTCATTTTCTGAATATGATATTTCCACGACTTGGAAGAATAATTTAAGGACTGCAAGGACTATTTTTGAAAAAAATCCAAAATCAGTGAATATGTCATATTTTTTATCTTTTATGCAGATTCTCCAGGCGGTTTGGAGTATTATATTCATATTTTTAAAGCACTTCCTGTTTTTAAAATATTCCATTATACAGAGAAAATAGAAATAAAAAGAACGAAAACCAGTTTTATCTGTCCACTGGCTGAACCCCACTTTTTCAGAATTTAAATTATGGGAGTCGTGAAAACTATCTGCAATCAAAACAGCGTCAAATTCCGATAATTTTTTATAAATATCTTCTTTTAAACTGAGTCCTAAATCACTGGCCAGACCCTCAAAAATCTTATTAAAAACTTCTTTTGAACTTTCATCTCCAGATTTTAAGCCAAATTTAACATCATAAACATTTAAATCAGTTTCCTGGATTGCCTGAAAAATATTTGTAGATTTACCGGTGCCCGGGGCCCCTATTATATGTACAATATTACCTTTTTTTGTTTTTAAGGTTTTAAATTGTTTATAGAGTTTTTTATAGCAATCTGTAATTAAAAATACTCTGTTATCCTGGACACAGTTTACCTTGTATTTATCCATATCACTATTTTCATTTTTAAAGTATATAAACATTGAAAGATGATTTGCTGTAAAAACGCTCGTTTAAATTCCAGAATTTAAAACTAATTAACTAGAGAGCATAATGATAATTTAATGATAACTTATTAGAATATTTTATCATACTTCAGGATCATAGTTATTTGTAAAAATACGTGAGGTTTTCAAATGGTAAAATACAGGTGTGTGGTATGTAATTACGTATTTGATGAAAAAATAGAAGGAAAAAAGTTTAAGGATTTACCTGATGACTGGAAATGCCCTTTATGCAATGTATCTAAAGACATGTTTGTTCCATTAAAAGAAAAAGCTGAAGAAGCTCCAAAGTTGGTAGGAAAAACTGTATCTGATGTACTGGTTGATCAATTGGTTGAATGGGGTGTCAAATATGTTTTTGGAATGCCTGGAACGTCAGTTTTAGGAATCATTGAATCTATAAGGAAAAATGATAAAATAAAATATATTCAGGTAAGGCATGAAGAGACGGCAGCTTTTATGGCATCAGCTTACGGCAAACTCACAGGACATGTTGCTGTATGTCTTACAATAGCAGGACCAGGATCAACAAATTTAGCAACAGGGCTGTATGATGCCATGCTGGATCACTCGCCAGTTCTGGCAATAACCGGTATTGTAAAAAGACAGATAATTGGTCCTGGTTCTTTCCAGGAGATTGACCAGTATTCCTTTTTTAGACCAGTGTCAGTGTTTGATAAAATTTTAATGTCCAGAAAACAAACTGTACCGCTTGTAACTCTTGCATTAAAGCATGCAATTATAGATGGAGGTGTTTCTCATATTGGAATTCCAGTTGATCTTCAAAACAGTCTGCATGATGCAGAAACACTTCCATTTGAAGGAAACTTTCCCAATAATTCAATTTCACAGCCTGAAATTATGGTTAAAAAAGCAGCCCGCATAATAGATGAATCCCATAGACCGGTGATAATTACAGGTTTTGGGGCAATGGGACAGGGTGATAATATAATAGAGATTGCAGATAAAATTTCAGCACCTGTTGTTTCAACATTTCGGGGAAAAGGAGTAATTAATGAATATCACAGGCTTTATGTTGGAAGTCATGGGGGGATTGGTTCATCTGCTGCAGCCAAACTGGTTAAGGATTCTGATCTTTTAATTGTGATAGGATGTTCCTTTTCTGACCAGACAATGCTTCCAGAAAAAAGGATGGTGCAGATTGACATAAATCCCATGATGATAGCAAAAAGGCACCCTGTGGAGGCGGGTCTTTTTGGAAATTCATCGGTTTTGGTACCTGAATTAAAAGAAAAGGTTAAAGAAAATAAAAAAGGAGACTATTTAGATGAAATAAGGAATTTAAAACAGGAATGGCTGGATTTACTTCAAAAAGAAGCTGATTCAACAAAAACACCCATACGCCCTCAATACATTGTAAAGGTTCTGAATGAAAAGATTGCAGATGATGCCATAATAACTCTGGATGTTGGAGATAATGGCTGGTGGTTTGGAAGGAATTTCTTGATGAAAAAGACTCAAAAAATGATATTTTCAGGTTATCTTGGTTCAATGGCATTTTCATTACCTGCAGCCATAGCAGCACAGCTTATATATCCTGAAAGACAGGTAATATGCACTGCTGGAGACGGTGGATTTTCAATGCTTATGGCTGATTTTATGACCGCTGTAAAAAATGAACTGCCAATCAAGGTATTTATTTTCAATAACAGTGAATTAGCCATGATTCGGCAGGAACAGCTTATGGAAAATTATCCAAATTATGAAACAAAATTGCACAGCTTTGATTTTGCAGAATATGCAAGGAATTGTGGTGGAGTAGGGATAAAAGTTGAAACCCCAGAGGAATTAGAAGAAGCAGTTGATGAAGCGCTTGAATTAAATAAACCGGTTATTGTTGATATTAATACAGATCCACTAAGATTTGTATGAATCCAGAGATTTTATATTTAATCAATAAGATTTCGAAAATCTAAAAAACTTATATAAAACTGCTGCAGATATTAGACCATGGAACATTCTGCAAAAATTGGAAGAAAAATTGAGGATTCAAAAAAAAATCAGAAGAAGTGTGCGTGTCCATACTGTCCAAGTTATCCTCATGATTGTAAGGGAGATGTTCTTTACTGTGCCCGGGGTAAAAGTCAATGTGATATCCGGCCAGAGGGATGTATATGCAATACATGCCCTATTTACTATGAATATGGGCTAAAGGGAATTTATTTCTGCAATAAAGATGAAGTTGGGCCGAATAAGATATCCATGCGTAAAAAAAAGTCTTATGAGAGCGATTCAGTTTATGAAAGCATGGTGAATATCAAGGAAACAGCAGCTACAGGTAAAAGCATCATTTCTTCAATGGGGTCACTTAAAAAAATACCTTTTTCACTGAATAACCTTCATTTTGTGCCTGCTCAGGTAAATAAAATACCTTTAAATTTTGAAGATGAGGTTAAAACTGAAGTTGTAATAGGGCCTGCCTCTAAAAAACCTTTTGAAATTTCATCACCCCTTATGATTTCAGGGATGAGTTTTGGGGCTGTATCACGAAATGTAAGGCTTGTTATTGCAAAAACAGCAAAAAAACTTAAAATTGGATTTAATTCTGGTGAAGGAGGTATACTTCCAGAAGAAAAGGAAATAGCCGGAAATCAGATGATTGTGCAGTATTCAACAGGGAGATTTGGAATCAGTGAAAAAATACTTGAATCAGCTTCTGCGGTGGAAATTCGTTTTGGTCAGGGCGCTTATCCTGGTAAAGGCAGTTTTTTACCTGCAGATAAAATTACGAATGAAATTGCAGAGATAAGGGATATTAAAATGGGAGAATCAGCTTATTCTCCGGCGAATCATTTTGATATGAAAAGTCCTGGAGAAATCAGGGATAAAGTGAATGAGCTTGGAAAGATTACGCGTGGTGCTCCAATAGGAGCAAAAATTGGATGCGGTAATATTGAAAAAGATTTAGAAATTCTTGTAGATTCAAAAGTGGATTTTATAGCGCTTGATGGATTTGGAGGAGCTACAGGAGCAACGGATCGTTATGTAAGGGAGAATATGGGTATTCCTATTACTGCCGCACTTCCAAGAGCTTACAGATATCTTAAAGAGCTCGAAGTTAAAGACAGTATATCCTTAATTGCAGGCGGACGACTCATTGATTCTGCAGACTTTGCTAAATGCCTTGCTTTAGGTGCAGATGCAATATATACTGGAACCTCGGCACTTATAGCCATGGGGTGTGAGCAGTACAGAATTTGCTACACTGGAATGTGCCCTACAGGAATTACAACTCAAAAATCACAGTTAATGAATCAATTAGACGTTGATGAAGGAGTTAAAAAACTTACTAACTTTATAAATGTGTCTAATAACGAAGTTGCCAATTTAACACGTATCGTTGGCAAAAACGACGTGAAAACTTTAGATAAAGATGATCTGGTGTCAATGGATAAAGATCTGTCTTCTATTACTGGTGTTAAATGGGTTAACGGCAAATACCAGTAAATATATTTAATTTGAGGAAACATCATGAAAGTACCATGTATAACTGAAGAATCTCTATTTAGGCCTGAAGCAGTAAGGTGGAGGAAGAGATCACTGTTTTTAGAACCGATTGGTGATGCGGTGGTTATTTTGCCCTGCAGTATGAGAAAACCGTATTCATCCTCCAGATCACATATGATCTTTTCGAAGGTAACTAAAGGCATTCAGGAAGTCATATTAACTTCTCCATTTGGGATTTGCCCGCGTGAGCTGGAAAAAACATATCCTATACAATCATACGACACTTCCACAACAGGCGATTGGTCTTACGAAGAAATTAAAGTTGTAGGAGAATGTTTAAAGGAATATGTCGGTGGAAAAGAAGTAATTGCCCATGTAAGTGGTGGATACAGACAGGTTTGTGAGGACTATCTGGATGAAGCGGTTTATACATGTACCGATGGAAAAACAACATCCAGAGAA
It encodes:
- a CDS encoding glutamate synthase-related protein encodes the protein MEHSAKIGRKIEDSKKNQKKCACPYCPSYPHDCKGDVLYCARGKSQCDIRPEGCICNTCPIYYEYGLKGIYFCNKDEVGPNKISMRKKKSYESDSVYESMVNIKETAATGKSIISSMGSLKKIPFSLNNLHFVPAQVNKIPLNFEDEVKTEVVIGPASKKPFEISSPLMISGMSFGAVSRNVRLVIAKTAKKLKIGFNSGEGGILPEEKEIAGNQMIVQYSTGRFGISEKILESASAVEIRFGQGAYPGKGSFLPADKITNEIAEIRDIKMGESAYSPANHFDMKSPGEIRDKVNELGKITRGAPIGAKIGCGNIEKDLEILVDSKVDFIALDGFGGATGATDRYVRENMGIPITAALPRAYRYLKELEVKDSISLIAGGRLIDSADFAKCLALGADAIYTGTSALIAMGCEQYRICYTGMCPTGITTQKSQLMNQLDVDEGVKKLTNFINVSNNEVANLTRIVGKNDVKTLDKDDLVSMDKDLSSITGVKWVNGKYQ
- a CDS encoding thiamine pyrophosphate-binding protein translates to MVKYRCVVCNYVFDEKIEGKKFKDLPDDWKCPLCNVSKDMFVPLKEKAEEAPKLVGKTVSDVLVDQLVEWGVKYVFGMPGTSVLGIIESIRKNDKIKYIQVRHEETAAFMASAYGKLTGHVAVCLTIAGPGSTNLATGLYDAMLDHSPVLAITGIVKRQIIGPGSFQEIDQYSFFRPVSVFDKILMSRKQTVPLVTLALKHAIIDGGVSHIGIPVDLQNSLHDAETLPFEGNFPNNSISQPEIMVKKAARIIDESHRPVIITGFGAMGQGDNIIEIADKISAPVVSTFRGKGVINEYHRLYVGSHGGIGSSAAAKLVKDSDLLIVIGCSFSDQTMLPEKRMVQIDINPMMIAKRHPVEAGLFGNSSVLVPELKEKVKENKKGDYLDEIRNLKQEWLDLLQKEADSTKTPIRPQYIVKVLNEKIADDAIITLDVGDNGWWFGRNFLMKKTQKMIFSGYLGSMAFSLPAAIAAQLIYPERQVICTAGDGGFSMLMADFMTAVKNELPIKVFIFNNSELAMIRQEQLMENYPNYETKLHSFDFAEYARNCGGVGIKVETPEELEEAVDEALELNKPVIVDINTDPLRFV